The DNA window CTTCTGGCTCATACCTGGCTATCAGTAACAGTGTCTCGCCACTCAACCAATCAACCAGTCAACCAACTGACTAGCGCACCCAGCTCTTCTACCTCATCGCTGCTGCTCActataaaatttttcagttaACTATACGTATACTGAGACTGTATGTACAAGTATGGTGTGTGGTTCCCAGTGCTGTGGGAGGGCGTTCTACAGGTCCAATCCCGGGATGCGGATATCCTTGACGGTTACAGGACTGTCCAGTACCCCtgtgctgctgcttccggttttcttgttcttgtcaCTCTCTTGCAAACGAGCAGCCACTTTCTCCCTTTCCAACTTATCCCTGCTCTCCCTCTCCGCCTTCTCATGGCGTGCCCGTAAGAGCGTCTGTCGGTCCCTGTACTGTCTCGCAAGCAATACATCGACGTCGCTCTCGGAGAGCACGTACCGTGCGCCGTTGTGTCGGTGCAAAGTGTTGATCATCAACGCGGGGCGCACCTTCGCGACTTGGCCCCTGTACAGTTGCAGACGTGGGAAGTCCGCGAGAAGTTGCACAGACACCCGCTTCGTTCGCTTCGTCACCGCGCTCAAACACACACCCGTCTGGCGGAACATCGCTGCGCTGTACTGCCTTGTTCGACTCCTGCCTCTCGTGCATGTAAGTAAGACGTTAACCGATATTTGAACAGAACTGTAACAGGAAGAgtcttgaacagttgtgGGGGGGACACTGGTCTAGTAACTGGTGTCGTGGCTCGCTATggctggtgctggtgggTTTGAGTGGTGGCGCAGGTCGATGCAGTACCGGACCGGGCTTGGGCTGACCGCGGAGGAGAAACAGCGGTACGAGGAGGACTATAAGAGTGTGCTTGGCGAGACAGGAGTAGTGCGTAGTTGCTACAAGAACAGGGACTGGCTGCTTAAATACTCTCCTACGGTGGTGTTCATGATCCAGCAGATCGTTAAGCTGCAGGAGAGGCAGCAACAGCGGGATCGTCCTGTTGGATCCACGGCGGTGCCCGGGATTCGGTTCGATGAGTCCCGGATTGTGTGCGACGTTTGCGACGAGTTGAAGTCAGGAGGGTACCACCCTGAGTTCGGTGTACTGCTGTGCCAGAAC is part of the Huiozyma naganishii CBS 8797 chromosome 4, complete genome genome and encodes:
- the MRPL50 gene encoding mitochondrial 54S ribosomal protein bL9m MRPL50 (similar to Saccharomyces cerevisiae MRPL50 (YNR022C); ancestral locus Anc_6.321) translates to MFRQTGVCLSAVTKRTKRVSVQLLADFPRLQLYRGQVAKVRPALMINTLHRHNGARYVLSESDVDVLLARQYRDRQTLLRARHEKAERESRDKLEREKVAARLQESDKNKKTGSSSTGVLDSPVTVKDIRIPGLDL
- the ATP23 gene encoding putative metalloprotease (similar to Saccharomyces cerevisiae ATP23 (YNR020C); ancestral locus Anc_6.318), which produces MAGAGGFEWWRRSMQYRTGLGLTAEEKQRYEEDYKSVLGETGVVRSCYKNRDWLLKYSPTVVFMIQQIVKLQERQQQRDRPVGSTAVPGIRFDESRIVCDVCDELKSGGYHPEFGVLLCQNRLRDKWHLEDTLAHELVHWYDNLKWEVDWLNLRHHACSEIRASSLSGECRFWQEFSRRGFGFTVNRGHQDCVRRRAVISVTGNPKCDSQEQAERVVDEVWDSCFGDTRPFNEIYR